The genomic segment TATTGGGAGGATTGATTGGATAGCTTCTTTAATTGGATAATACAGCTTATATCCGTTTTTTACCATTGAAAAACCACTAATTTTCATTTTTTAATTTTTATTCGGGATTTTTTTCATCTGCATATATAACGTTTTCAGGTTGGATCAAAGGAAACCCGGAAAGCGCAAGATACAATTGAGCAGTTGCAGCTACATCTTTGTTGCAATAATTAACTATACGGGCGAGATTTTTTTCATTCCAATATACTTCAGCTACTTTGCTGCCATCAATATCATCTTTGGGTGTGGGGATTTCAAAAAGCTCAGTTAACAGCTTTAGAGATGTGAAGTTTTTATAATCACCAAATCTCCATAATTGCATGGTATCAATATGATTCACTTCCCACGGTTTTTTTTCATGAAGCCTGAGGGATTGAGGCAATTGAATTCTATTAATTAACATTCTTCTGGAAATGTAAGGAATATCAAATTCTTTGATGTTATGCCCACAAAAGAAAAAAGCTGATGGATTAGGATAAAACTGATTTAGCATCTTAGCAAAAGAGCTTAAAAGATTTTTTTCGTCATTTCCTGAAAAAGATTTTATCTTAATTTGGAGATTGTTTTCCTCATTGTTGCGTATAAAAATGCCCACTGAAATACAAATGATTTTGCCAAATTCAGAATAAATACCCCCACGTTTAAAAAATAATTCATCTGCCGGTACTTCAGGGTCTACTCTATTAGCCTTTTCAGTCCAAATTTCTTGCAATGCAGGTGAAAGCTCATTAAATGCAGGTTTTACCGGCACCGTTTCAACATCAATAACTAAAATTTTATTTAATTCAGGAGTTAACATTTGATAAAGTTCTTTTTTTTAAAATCATGAAAATTTCATTCCCTATCCTTGCAGGGTGTGAGTTTTTGGCTGTTTCAAAGGTAATAAACTCAAAGAAAGGACTAAAATAATCAATATATTCTTCTTTACTGCCTCCAAAAGGAGGTTTGTCAGTATTTAAGGGTATTTGAAACAATAATCCGACCAGTTTTGCATTTGGTTTTAATAGTTGGTATATTTTTTGACTATACGATTCTCGCATGGAAGGTGGTAAGGCACAAAAAAAAGTTTGCTCGATTATTAAATCATATTCCCCTGACAGTTTGAAAAAGTCTTTTTGCAAAAGTTGTTTTTCAGGGAAGTCGGGGTTTCGTTCTTTAAACTTTTTAAGTGGCAAAATAGCCCAATCCAGTAAAAAAATATTTTTGAATCCTTTTTTATATAAATATTCAACTTCGTATGCGTTTCCGGCACCGGGAACTAATATCTTTAGTTGTTTATCCGTTAACTGATCAAAATATTTTTTTAATGGCGGCGATACCATACCTAAATCCCAACCGGTTTGTTCAGTTGCATAACGTTCATTCCAAAATTCGGGATTTAATTCTTTCATAAAAGTTTTTATTTTTTAATTATTAAAATAGATTTGCAGTAAAGTTAAAACATCCTCAACTATGGAAAACAAAATGGACAAAGGAAAAGAAAAAAACAATAGCAAAAGGCCATTATATATCGGCTTAATTGTTTTGTTGTTACTGATTAACGGGTTTTTAGCCTATAATACGCTTTCTACTAAGAAGAAAGCGGATCAGTTAGAAATTGAAAGAACTGAATTGCAGACAATGTATGACAGCGTTTTGGTGGAATACAATTTGACAAAAGCCGATATTGAGGAGTTAATGGGAATTAATGATGAACTTGACAGAGAGCTGGAAATGAGACTTGCAGAGTTGGAAAGTGCAAGAACTGAAATTGAAGATTTGCTTCAAAAAAATCAGGTTACTTCCAGACAGTTAGCCGATGCTCAGCGATTAATCAGGAGCTTAAGAGCAGAGAATGAGCGTTTCGCAAGTCAAATTGATTCACTAACGACTGTAACTGCAGATTTGATGTTGGAGAGAGAGTCGCTTACAGCAGATTTGGAGCAGGAGAGAAATATCAGACAGGAATTGCAAGATGAGCGAGTAGGGCTTTCAAGAAAAGTTGAATTAGGTTCTCTTTTTGATTTAGAAGGTTTAGAGGCCGAGGGTGTACGCTATAGAAATAATGGAAGAGAAGTAAGTACTAGAAATTCCAGAAGAGTTGAGAAATTAAAAGTTTGTTTTACAGCTCTGGAAAATAGAGTTGCAGATGAAGGACAGAAAAGCTTACATATCAGGATTATAAGTCCGGAAGGTTCAACAATTGCAGTTCAAAACCTTGGTTCAGGTACGTTTGTAAATGCTGAAACCGGAGAGCAAATGCAATTCACAACTAAGGCTGATTTTGATTATCAGGGAGACTCCAGAAATTTATGTGTGTATTGGTCACAAACAGCTGCCTTTTCCGGAGGCAATTACAATGTTGAGATTTATCAGTCAGGTTATTTAATTGATAAAACTGAATTCAGTTTGAGATAAGTTTATTAAAAGATATTTTATTAGAAGGGGCGGTATTTTTTTACTGCCCTTTTTTTATGAATATACCCCAAGTAAGGAATAAAGGCCGCATGCCTTCTGCAAAAGGGCTTCTTTATGGTCTTTCTGCATGGAGTTCATATCCATTTTACATTTGCAATTTGCCATCATAATTTTGACATTTTTCTTGGGTCTTCGAATTCTTGGAATTTGGGCTCTTGGGACTTTGAACTTCCCTGCCTACTCAAATGTCCGTTTTGAACGAACTTTCACTTCTTCCACCAAAGCTGTTTTGGCAAAGCCTTCTTCATAAATATGAACAAAACCTCCCTGACCATTTTGGGCTGTGCGCTCCATAACATTAATTCCGGATTCATCTGTTCCTATGCATACTACCGAAAGTAAAATGTCATTTTGCCTGTATTCCCTTCTAATCATTCTATAAAGTGAACGGGGAGTGTAATTAGGATCATTAAAAAGTCCGTCAGTAATGATTATGATTTGATTGTTGCCTCCTTCTATGAAATGTTTGTTTGCTTTACTATAAGCTACTTCAAGGCCTCTAACTCCATGCGTTACACCTCCGGGCTCTAAATCATTTACCTTTTTCTGTAAATTCACTTTTGAATTCCCTGTCTGATTTTCAGCAAGTACGTTTGTATTGCCGGCATAGGTTATTAATGTAACATTATCAATATCCCGAAATGCATCCAACAATGAATTGACAGATTGCTGCATCAATTCAAATCTGTTTTCTAATGACATAGAAATTGATATATCTAATAGTAAGACTATGTGGTTTGTTTTATACAAATCATATGAAAATGTTCCATCCTCATTTATTTCAGGTAAATCATCCAACTGTTCAAAAACAAATTCATCTTCTGTAAAAGTCTCTTCCGGCTCTGAGGTTTCTGTTTGAGTTTCAGTTTGAACAATTTGAGGGCTTATGGGAGTAAGTTCCAGTATAACTGACTTTTTTTGAGCATTAAATGAAAACCTCTTTTCATTCGGTATATAATTTTCTTTTTCAGCATTGAGATTATAAATTCCGGCAGATAAATCTACATTATGGCTTTCCGTATTTTTCCATCTTTGAGCAAAGGTTCCCTGAAATTGTGTAATCTTAAGGTTTGCTCCGTAAATATTTTCTTTACTCTCAGCATCTATCACTATTATCTCTAAAGGATAGTGAGGTGTATAGCGATTTGGTGTTCCCATTACCGGGCATTCAGTAAGAGCTGAAGGATGCAATGACTTAATGTTTCCTTTTAATGTAAATCGAAGCGGTTCGTTGGAGGCATTTGTATATATTTCGGCATTTTTAGAAAAGCTACCGGTATTTTCAGTGTAATAATAAACCTGCAAAGAAAAAGTTTCACCGGGTGGTACTCGTCTTTGTGGGTACTCTATCATCATATCTCTTTCTGCCCTGGTAGGTAAAAAAACCAAATCAGCATTCCCGGTATTTTTAATATAAAAAACGGCCGGCTCATTATTCCACATTTCTACTTCTCCAAAATTAAATTCAGTCTCAGCTACCTCAATTTTAGCTTGAGCAAAGAGAGTACCATTAAGTAAAATCTGACAAAGAAAAAAAAGTTTAAATGACAAAAGGAAGTGAGTCATAAAGCCTGTTTTAAAAGTTTGAGATGTTTAAATATATAAATTGTCCGGAAATGAAATGCTCATTCTGCAATTTATTTATTTGCAGATGCTCTTCTAAGCTTATCATTTATAGCTATCCCTATACCTTTTTCAGGCAAAAATTCTGCCAAAATAAGTTCACTATCCATTTCATCGAGTTCGTGAAGCATATTAAATAAATTACGGGCAGCTTCTAACTCATCTTTTTTCACAGATAAAAGACGTTGGTTGGGGGTAGGAATTGAATCAATATAAGTGTCAAAAGCCAGAATACAAATTTCTTGGTTTTTTGAATTTTTAATGAATTCTTCCAGTTCTTCACGATTAAAGGCAAGTAGTTTTTTTTGTGGGGCATAATGGCTCCTTAGCATGCCTGGGCTTTGGATAGACCTGTCTATATTGTTTTTAATTACTTTAATTCCACATTTTTCTTCTATTTCTTCAGCACTAATTGTACCTGCTCTCAGCAAATAAACTTTTTCTTTATCTATTTTAAGAATAGTTGATTCAATTCCAATTTGACAATTGCCTCCATCAAGTATATAGGGAATCTTCGTGCCAAGTGTTTTCTCAACATGTCCGGGCATTGTTGGGCTGATACTTCCGGAGGCATTTGCACTGGGTGCTGCAAGCGGAAATGGTAATTTGCTGAGTAGCTCTAATGTTAAAGCATGATTTGGAATCCTGACGGCTATGGTGTTTAATCCGGCACTGGTTATTTCAGGTACTGAAGCGGATTTGTCTAATACCAAAGTTAACGGACCCGGCCAGAAAGTTTTGGCAAGTAATTCTGCATTTGGAGGAAAAGTATCAACAATTTCCCGGACTTTATCGATGGAGTTAGTATGCAGGATTAACGGATTAAAAGCAGGCCGGTTTTTAGTTTGGTAAATTTTAAGAACGGCATTTTCATCCAGTCCGTTTGCTGCCAGCCCATAAACTGTCTCTGTTGGAATGGCTACTAACTCACCTTTGATTAAAAGTGAAACAACTTTTTCAATATCCTTACCAATGATGCTCATAATAAAAGAATTACCATATTAATTGAAATACAATTACTTTTTGCTGTCCATCAATTTTTTTAAAGCATACAGTTCATCTCTCAATCTGGCAGCTTCCATAAAGTGAAGTTCTTTAGCAGCTTTTTCCATTTTTCTTTTAGTATTATCCATCATTTTTTTAAGCTGATCTTTATTCATATACTGAACCACAGGGTCTTCGGCAACCAAAGCGACTTCCGGTTTCCCTTTATAGTTTTTATCCCTGTTTAGTGCTCTTATATCCAAAATAGAGCTCTGGCTCATAATTTCTTCTTTAGTTTTTGTGATAGTAGCCGGCTGAATATTATGTTTTCTGTTGTATTCCAATTGTTTTTCTCTACGCCTGTTAGTTTCGTCTATAGTTCTTTGCATAGAACCGGTAACTTTATCTGCATACATCACAACCAGGCCATTGATGTTACGGGCTGCACGACCTGCAATCTGGGTAAGAGATCTTTCAGAGCGTAAAAAGCCTTCTTTGTCGGCGTCTAAAATGGCTACTAAAGATACTTCCGGCAGGTCAAGCCCTTCTCTTAACAGGTTTACCCCAACCAATACATCAAATTTCCCTAATCTTAAGTCACGCAGTATTTCAACTCTTTCCATAGTATCTACTTCAGAGTGTATATACCTGCATTTTATTGAATATCTGGTGAGGTATTTAGTGAGTTCTTCTGCCATTCTTTTTGTTAATGTTGTCACCAGAACCCGTTCGTTGGATTTTATTCTTTCATCTATTTCTTCCAATAAATCATCTATCTGATTAAGGCTGGGTCTGATATCAATCACCGGATCCAATAAACCCGTTGGCCTTACGACCTGTTCAACAATAATACC from the Chitinophagaceae bacterium genome contains:
- a CDS encoding 3'-5' exonuclease: MLTPELNKILVIDVETVPVKPAFNELSPALQEIWTEKANRVDPEVPADELFFKRGGIYSEFGKIICISVGIFIRNNEENNLQIKIKSFSGNDEKNLLSSFAKMLNQFYPNPSAFFFCGHNIKEFDIPYISRRMLINRIQLPQSLRLHEKKPWEVNHIDTMQLWRFGDYKNFTSLKLLTELFEIPTPKDDIDGSKVAEVYWNEKNLARIVNYCNKDVAATAQLYLALSGFPLIQPENVIYADEKNPE
- a CDS encoding SAM-dependent methyltransferase; translation: MKELNPEFWNERYATEQTGWDLGMVSPPLKKYFDQLTDKQLKILVPGAGNAYEVEYLYKKGFKNIFLLDWAILPLKKFKERNPDFPEKQLLQKDFFKLSGEYDLIIEQTFFCALPPSMRESYSQKIYQLLKPNAKLVGLLFQIPLNTDKPPFGGSKEEYIDYFSPFFEFITFETAKNSHPARIGNEIFMILKKRTLSNVNS
- a CDS encoding DUF1573 domain-containing protein; protein product: MTHFLLSFKLFFLCQILLNGTLFAQAKIEVAETEFNFGEVEMWNNEPAVFYIKNTGNADLVFLPTRAERDMMIEYPQRRVPPGETFSLQVYYYTENTGSFSKNAEIYTNASNEPLRFTLKGNIKSLHPSALTECPVMGTPNRYTPHYPLEIIVIDAESKENIYGANLKITQFQGTFAQRWKNTESHNVDLSAGIYNLNAEKENYIPNEKRFSFNAQKKSVILELTPISPQIVQTETQTETSEPEETFTEDEFVFEQLDDLPEINEDGTFSYDLYKTNHIVLLLDISISMSLENRFELMQQSVNSLLDAFRDIDNVTLITYAGNTNVLAENQTGNSKVNLQKKVNDLEPGGVTHGVRGLEVAYSKANKHFIEGGNNQIIIITDGLFNDPNYTPRSLYRMIRREYRQNDILLSVVCIGTDESGINVMERTAQNGQGGFVHIYEEGFAKTALVEEVKVRSKRTFE
- a CDS encoding threonylcarbamoyl-AMP synthase; translated protein: MSIIGKDIEKVVSLLIKGELVAIPTETVYGLAANGLDENAVLKIYQTKNRPAFNPLILHTNSIDKVREIVDTFPPNAELLAKTFWPGPLTLVLDKSASVPEITSAGLNTIAVRIPNHALTLELLSKLPFPLAAPSANASGSISPTMPGHVEKTLGTKIPYILDGGNCQIGIESTILKIDKEKVYLLRAGTISAEEIEEKCGIKVIKNNIDRSIQSPGMLRSHYAPQKKLLAFNREELEEFIKNSKNQEICILAFDTYIDSIPTPNQRLLSVKKDELEAARNLFNMLHELDEMDSELILAEFLPEKGIGIAINDKLRRASANK